A single region of the Saprospiraceae bacterium genome encodes:
- a CDS encoding vanadium-dependent haloperoxidase produces MQRFILITFLGLFLVITGCKNASEQAEATATQPRGTNNLAYKWGEMALTATANDTETFRPRPTITSRYLGLIFTATFDAWSRYDTSAVPVYLTQVERRPADEHTLKNKEIAISYAAYRAMNEYYFSDSALFKAFMVELGFDPNNHSLDPSTPEGIGNLAAQAVIKNRKNDGANQYGEEEGSNGEPYFNYIGYQPVNSPDKNVDINRWQPKYFSDGKGGQFAPECLTPFWDKVTPIGLKSADQFRPGPPPMVGSEQLKKEVQEVIELQASLTGEQKALVEFMRDGPKSVQQAGHWLKFAQDVSRRDNHTLDEDVKMYFLNQVTAMDAFIASWDSKMYYDYARPYALVHKYYEDQVIKAWGGPEKGMVDMKGQQWRPYSPETFLCPPFPSYVSGHSTISGACAEALKLFTGSDEFGEKVSLVPGALTEPDNLGDTVVLEFPTFTETADMAGISRVLGGYHIQSDNIAGLQLGRDVANEVWSFYLKHLGE; encoded by the coding sequence ATGCAAAGGTTCATACTTATCACTTTTCTAGGTCTATTTCTTGTCATTACTGGTTGCAAAAATGCTAGTGAGCAAGCTGAAGCCACTGCAACCCAGCCACGTGGCACAAATAACCTCGCCTATAAATGGGGAGAAATGGCTTTAACGGCTACGGCCAACGATACAGAAACGTTTCGCCCAAGACCAACCATCACCTCTCGCTACCTGGGCCTAATTTTTACCGCCACCTTTGATGCTTGGTCCAGATATGATACCAGTGCAGTACCAGTCTATTTAACACAGGTGGAGAGAAGGCCAGCGGACGAGCACACGCTCAAAAACAAAGAAATCGCCATAAGTTATGCTGCTTACAGAGCGATGAATGAGTATTATTTCTCAGATAGTGCGCTATTCAAAGCATTTATGGTGGAACTGGGATTTGATCCAAACAACCATTCGTTAGATCCAAGTACACCAGAAGGAATTGGCAATTTGGCAGCCCAAGCCGTTATTAAGAACAGAAAAAACGATGGTGCTAATCAATATGGTGAAGAAGAAGGCTCCAATGGTGAGCCCTATTTTAACTATATTGGCTACCAGCCCGTCAATTCTCCCGACAAAAATGTAGACATTAACCGATGGCAGCCAAAATATTTTTCTGATGGGAAAGGCGGCCAGTTTGCCCCAGAATGCTTAACGCCTTTTTGGGATAAGGTAACGCCTATTGGGCTGAAGTCAGCAGACCAGTTTCGGCCTGGACCACCGCCTATGGTAGGATCAGAACAACTGAAAAAAGAAGTACAAGAAGTCATTGAATTACAAGCTTCCTTAACCGGCGAACAAAAGGCACTGGTTGAATTTATGCGGGACGGCCCTAAATCTGTACAACAAGCAGGCCACTGGTTGAAATTTGCCCAGGATGTTTCCAGGAGAGATAATCATACCCTTGATGAAGATGTAAAAATGTATTTCCTAAACCAGGTTACCGCTATGGATGCCTTTATTGCTTCTTGGGATTCAAAGATGTATTACGACTATGCGCGTCCCTATGCCTTGGTACATAAATACTATGAAGATCAAGTGATTAAAGCCTGGGGAGGCCCTGAAAAAGGGATGGTAGATATGAAAGGACAACAATGGAGACCCTACTCACCTGAAACATTTTTATGCCCTCCATTTCCAAGTTATGTTTCTGGACATAGCACCATCAGCGGTGCTTGCGCCGAGGCACTCAAGCTGTTTACAGGGAGTGATGAATTTGGTGAAAAGGTCAGCTTGGTACCTGGTGCCTTAACAGAACCTGATAACCTAGGTGATACCGTCGTCCTGGAGTTCCCTACTTTTACAGAAACCGCTGATATGGCAGGCATTTCAAGGGTATTAGGTGGCTATCACATCCAATCCGATAACATTGCAGGCCTTCAACTCGGAAGAGATGTCGCAAATGAAGTTTGGAGCTTTTATTTAAAACACCTTGGCGAGTAA
- a CDS encoding outer membrane beta-barrel protein, producing the protein MKKVILALCLILPSLSGLMAQTAKWSVSGTVVDKSAPLVGATVTLLHAADSVLAGFATTDTAGKFTIGRLKKDNYLLNISYIGYEKYAQAIDLNKDLVLDEINLQEESKTLDEVLVKGGRVPVVINGDTIEYNADAFKTQPNAVVEDLLKRLPGVEVERDGTIRAQGEQVNQVLVDGKEFFGNDPKVATKNLPADAIDKVQVYDRKSDRAEFSGVDDGQRQKTINLSLKEDKKKGAFGRVTGGAGTDERYYGKANINRFSPEKQFSIIGTINNINEQGFSMNDYFNFSGGMQRMMSGGGGGIRIELNSDEMAIPIDQGNKDGLFTTWAGGVNFNNEISKQLEINGSYFFSQLNQDIRKTIRSENFLSDRTLITDEKSLQSTERASHRLNLSVQYKPDSLQEIRFRTGLSFNQTDFQQNKTSSTSLGDGILENTGLSDYASKGDNTLLNGSLMYRRKLGRPGRVFSLGMDLGVTDKRSDGRVNSLNQFGLSRPTEAVFDTLHQENNQANIRLSYGFNASYTEPLDKNKFLEANYSFSNYNEDIERIVYDLFGPAMETQFRNDLLSFNYDNAYIYHRGGFNFRLNRKKFNFSTGLNLQQSLLRGDLSSQGVMIKQSYLNLVPNLRWNYDISLANHLRFDYDAFVREPDIQQLQPTVDNTDPLNIYIGNPNLRPEYSNNLRLSYTSYDQITLSSFFAFFNATYTNQTITNAVSFDDRLVRTTTPINLKNNQRYQANFSYSSPIRPLKMRMNIGADLTYNQGFNLVGSDLNRTRQYRVRPNLRLENRFKEKFDLAVGAKVGFNETRYTLNKEFNQSFVNQTYFADLTIPLPAGFNFNSTLDYDLYRDRGAGFDQDIPLWNIALKKFFMATKQLELKFTVFDALNQNVGINRMAEQNYLRDERIESIGRYFMLSLTYNLSAFGGQGGIFIEQHR; encoded by the coding sequence ATGAAAAAAGTTATACTTGCCTTGTGTTTGATTCTCCCCTCCTTATCCGGGCTCATGGCTCAAACAGCTAAATGGAGTGTCAGTGGTACAGTCGTTGATAAATCTGCTCCCCTGGTAGGCGCTACGGTTACTTTATTGCATGCTGCCGACTCTGTGTTGGCAGGCTTTGCAACGACCGATACGGCTGGAAAATTTACGATCGGTCGTCTAAAAAAAGATAACTATCTGTTGAATATCAGTTACATCGGTTATGAAAAATATGCGCAAGCCATTGACCTAAATAAAGACCTGGTTCTGGATGAGATCAACCTGCAAGAAGAAAGCAAAACACTTGATGAAGTATTGGTAAAAGGAGGCCGAGTACCTGTGGTGATCAATGGCGATACCATCGAGTACAATGCCGACGCGTTCAAAACCCAACCCAATGCGGTGGTGGAAGATTTGCTGAAGCGTTTGCCTGGCGTAGAAGTGGAACGAGATGGGACGATCCGTGCCCAAGGTGAGCAGGTCAACCAAGTATTGGTAGATGGTAAAGAATTTTTCGGGAATGATCCTAAGGTTGCTACCAAAAACCTGCCAGCGGATGCCATTGATAAAGTACAAGTATATGATCGAAAATCTGACCGCGCCGAGTTTTCAGGAGTTGACGATGGGCAAAGACAAAAAACCATCAACCTTTCATTGAAAGAAGACAAAAAGAAAGGCGCATTTGGTCGGGTCACCGGAGGCGCCGGCACCGATGAGCGATATTACGGGAAAGCCAACATCAATCGGTTTTCACCAGAAAAACAATTCTCGATCATTGGCACCATCAATAATATCAATGAGCAAGGATTTTCAATGAATGATTATTTCAACTTCAGTGGCGGAATGCAGCGAATGATGTCTGGCGGCGGTGGCGGTATACGCATAGAACTTAATTCGGATGAGATGGCCATTCCCATTGACCAAGGGAATAAAGACGGTTTATTCACCACTTGGGCAGGGGGTGTCAATTTCAATAATGAAATCAGTAAGCAATTAGAAATCAATGGCAGTTATTTTTTCAGTCAACTTAACCAGGACATCCGGAAAACCATTCGAAGCGAAAACTTTCTTAGTGACCGGACCCTAATTACCGATGAAAAAAGCCTGCAAAGCACCGAACGCGCCAGCCATCGACTCAACCTTAGCGTACAATACAAACCGGACTCCTTACAAGAAATTCGTTTTCGCACCGGACTTTCTTTTAACCAAACAGATTTTCAACAGAATAAAACGTCCTCAACCAGCCTTGGAGACGGCATTTTAGAGAATACAGGCTTGAGCGACTACGCTTCCAAGGGGGATAATACCTTGTTAAACGGAAGCCTGATGTATCGCCGAAAACTTGGGCGACCTGGGCGTGTTTTTTCGCTCGGAATGGATCTTGGGGTAACAGATAAAAGAAGCGACGGAAGGGTGAATTCGCTCAATCAATTTGGACTTTCCCGACCAACGGAAGCAGTATTTGATACCCTCCACCAGGAAAACAACCAGGCCAACATAAGGCTAAGTTATGGTTTTAATGCCTCCTATACCGAACCCTTGGATAAAAACAAATTCCTGGAAGCCAATTATTCTTTTTCTAACTACAACGAAGACATCGAGCGCATTGTGTATGACCTTTTTGGGCCAGCAATGGAGACGCAGTTTCGCAACGATCTATTAAGTTTCAACTATGATAATGCCTACATTTATCACCGAGGGGGCTTTAATTTTAGGTTGAACCGAAAAAAATTCAATTTCTCAACAGGCCTCAACTTGCAACAATCCCTGCTTAGAGGGGATTTGTCATCACAAGGTGTAATGATCAAACAGTCTTATCTTAACCTTGTCCCCAATTTGCGTTGGAACTACGATATATCATTAGCCAACCACCTACGATTTGATTATGACGCTTTTGTAAGAGAACCCGACATTCAGCAATTGCAGCCGACAGTGGATAATACCGATCCATTGAATATTTACATAGGCAATCCCAATTTGCGCCCAGAATACTCCAATAACTTGCGATTAAGTTATACTTCTTACGATCAAATTACCCTGTCGAGCTTTTTTGCTTTTTTTAATGCCACCTACACTAACCAAACGATTACCAATGCAGTCAGTTTTGACGATCGTTTGGTTAGAACAACGACACCTATAAATCTCAAAAACAACCAACGTTACCAGGCCAATTTTTCTTATAGTAGCCCTATTCGCCCTTTAAAAATGCGTATGAATATTGGTGCAGATTTAACCTATAACCAAGGATTCAATCTGGTAGGAAGTGACCTCAACCGCACGCGCCAATATCGGGTAAGGCCTAATCTGCGACTGGAGAATCGGTTTAAAGAAAAGTTTGACTTAGCCGTTGGCGCCAAGGTAGGCTTTAACGAGACCAGGTATACCTTGAATAAAGAGTTCAACCAGTCTTTTGTCAATCAAACGTATTTCGCTGACCTCACCATTCCATTACCTGCCGGTTTCAACTTTAATAGTACCCTTGATTATGACCTTTACCGAGACCGGGGTGCTGGCTTTGACCAAGATATTCCACTATGGAATATTGCTTTGAAGAAATTCTTTATGGCAACGAAACAATTGGAGTTAAAATTCACTGTGTTTGATGCACTCAATCAAAATGTTGGCATTAATCGTATGGCTGAACAAAATTACTTAAGGGATGAACGTATCGAATCAATTGGCAGGTATTTTATGCTTAGCCTGACCTACAACCTGAGTGCTTTTGGCGGCCAGGGAGGCATATTTATTGAACAGCATAGATAG
- a CDS encoding alkaline phosphatase D family protein, with amino-acid sequence MKNILSYAFLLLFTLPALLFGQANDQLIDHNRQLDFRNPPAFNPDWAPFFHGVASGDPLEDRVIIWTRVTPEEMEITSVELSWQMATDPALENVVQSGLAHTDASKDFTVKVDVTGLQAGQVYYYGFSYNGKHSLTGRTKTSPGSHDVDHLKFGVVSCSNYQAGYFNTYRHLAKRNDLDAIIHLGDYIYEYADGSYGNAGLFTERALEPTAEIVSLEEYRTRYSTYRLDTNLIRAHQQTAFITVWDDHETANDAYMDGAQNHTEGVEGTWEDRKAAGKQAYFEWMPIRDNETRRVYRSIKYGNLMDLILLDTRLEGREKQLNDVTGDEINDENRTILGNEQKQWLLQQLSNSTAKWKVIGQQVIFSELNIGWTALADTTLGGYYDLESFFLDIWDGYPAERSQIIKYIKDNQITNTIILTGDFHSTFAFDVADHPIDVSLQVVPGLGTVPFFTPNANYVKETGAGAVAVEFATPSITSANFDENSNLTIATILQSQINRDIQPSANLNLGNPNPHMKYADLIKHGYFILDVQTTHGQANWYYSDILNPTASESFSQAWYTKEGESHLQKAESESPPKAQQDIPAPNNPPGLVNTLSDPTEAKVFALLGIYPNPLSEESYLHYGLSEKARVQINLIDASGKNIRQIQDQLIPQGIYSLKVDASGLAKGIYFYQIRVNGQLYSATVMKQ; translated from the coding sequence ATGAAAAACATATTATCTTACGCTTTTCTGCTACTGTTTACCTTGCCTGCCTTACTCTTTGGCCAAGCAAATGATCAACTCATTGATCACAATCGCCAGCTGGATTTTCGCAATCCGCCTGCTTTTAATCCAGATTGGGCGCCCTTTTTCCACGGGGTAGCCTCGGGCGACCCCTTAGAAGACCGGGTGATCATTTGGACCCGAGTAACACCAGAAGAGATGGAAATAACCTCAGTAGAACTTAGTTGGCAAATGGCGACAGACCCCGCCCTGGAAAATGTAGTACAATCGGGCCTTGCTCACACCGATGCCTCTAAAGATTTTACCGTAAAAGTGGATGTCACAGGACTCCAAGCAGGGCAGGTATACTATTATGGCTTTTCCTATAACGGCAAACACTCGCTAACGGGAAGAACCAAAACCAGCCCCGGAAGCCATGACGTCGATCACCTCAAGTTTGGCGTTGTGTCCTGTAGTAATTACCAGGCCGGATATTTCAATACTTATCGCCACTTGGCAAAACGCAACGACCTGGATGCGATCATCCACCTCGGCGATTATATCTATGAATATGCGGATGGTTCTTATGGCAATGCTGGACTTTTCACCGAAAGAGCTTTAGAACCTACTGCGGAAATCGTTTCACTAGAAGAATATAGGACCCGTTATTCGACCTACCGACTCGATACCAACCTGATTCGCGCTCATCAACAAACAGCCTTTATTACGGTTTGGGATGATCATGAAACAGCCAATGATGCTTATATGGATGGGGCTCAAAACCATACCGAAGGAGTAGAGGGGACTTGGGAAGATCGAAAGGCAGCAGGCAAACAAGCCTATTTTGAATGGATGCCGATACGTGACAATGAAACCCGACGGGTATATAGAAGTATCAAATACGGAAACTTAATGGACCTAATCCTCCTCGACACCCGGCTGGAAGGCAGAGAGAAGCAATTAAATGACGTTACCGGTGATGAGATCAATGATGAAAACCGGACTATTCTTGGCAATGAGCAAAAACAGTGGCTCCTCCAACAACTTTCGAATTCAACGGCTAAGTGGAAAGTCATCGGTCAACAAGTTATTTTTTCTGAGCTTAATATTGGTTGGACGGCACTGGCGGATACAACACTAGGGGGATATTACGATTTGGAAAGCTTTTTTCTTGATATTTGGGATGGTTATCCGGCTGAGCGGTCCCAAATTATTAAGTATATCAAAGACAATCAGATCACAAATACCATTATTTTAACAGGGGATTTTCATTCCACGTTTGCCTTTGATGTGGCAGATCACCCTATTGATGTCTCCTTACAAGTTGTTCCTGGCCTTGGGACGGTTCCATTTTTTACGCCAAATGCTAATTATGTTAAAGAAACAGGGGCAGGAGCTGTAGCAGTGGAATTTGCGACCCCCAGCATTACCTCCGCCAACTTTGATGAAAATTCAAATCTGACCATCGCCACTATTCTTCAATCGCAAATCAACAGAGATATCCAACCAAGCGCAAATCTAAACCTCGGCAATCCCAACCCCCACATGAAATATGCCGACCTCATTAAGCACGGGTACTTTATCCTTGATGTGCAAACAACCCACGGCCAGGCCAACTGGTACTATTCCGATATCCTAAACCCTACTGCTAGCGAAAGTTTCAGCCAAGCCTGGTATACCAAGGAAGGCGAAAGTCACTTGCAAAAAGCGGAAAGCGAAAGCCCCCCTAAAGCTCAGCAAGACATCCCTGCACCAAATAATCCTCCAGGGCTAGTCAATACCTTGAGCGACCCAACCGAGGCCAAGGTTTTTGCGCTATTGGGCATTTATCCCAATCCTCTTTCGGAGGAGAGTTATCTGCATTACGGACTGTCGGAAAAAGCGAGGGTACAAATCAACTTGATCGATGCCTCAGGAAAAAACATACGGCAAATTCAGGATCAGTTGATCCCACAAGGCATTTATTCCTTAAAAGTGGATGCAAGCGGACTAGCAAAAGGTATCTATTTTTATCAAATCCGCGTGAATGGTCAGTTGTATAGCGCCACGGTAATGAAGCAGTAA
- a CDS encoding T9SS type A sorting domain-containing protein: MKRVVQFAMVFLCMAPSCLSAQLTLSPNPVIIANVDITAGEVIAESKIKNGFDIAKDFVWTRKVTMLSEGWTTAVCDKNTCYLTTTETAEFNLAAGEENTMNVYIYPENKEGMAIVEVTVTDKSDETITATGTYYFNAQPSHATTLNIPRVNVYPNPSTGIFKVANVAALDRIEVFSLTGQMISQFEAVENTVYNIENLPKGAYVLRMVDHAQQTVGTSLLQRL, from the coding sequence ATGAAAAGAGTTGTACAATTTGCTATGGTGTTTTTATGCATGGCACCTTCTTGTTTAAGCGCTCAACTTACCCTTAGCCCTAATCCTGTCATTATTGCGAATGTAGACATCACTGCCGGTGAAGTGATTGCCGAAAGCAAAATCAAAAATGGGTTCGACATAGCCAAAGATTTCGTTTGGACCCGAAAGGTGACGATGCTTAGCGAGGGATGGACCACAGCGGTTTGTGATAAAAATACTTGTTACCTTACCACCACCGAAACCGCTGAATTCAATTTAGCAGCGGGAGAAGAAAACACAATGAACGTTTATATTTATCCAGAAAACAAGGAAGGAATGGCCATCGTGGAAGTGACCGTAACTGATAAAAGCGATGAAACGATTACGGCAACGGGAACTTATTATTTTAATGCACAACCTAGTCATGCCACTACCTTGAATATACCGAGGGTGAATGTTTATCCAAACCCTTCAACAGGCATATTTAAGGTGGCTAATGTCGCTGCTTTGGATCGAATTGAAGTTTTCTCCCTTACCGGTCAAATGATCAGCCAATTTGAAGCAGTAGAAAACACCGTTTATAATATCGAAAACTTACCCAAAGGAGCCTACGTGCTGCGAATGGTAGACCATGCGCAACAAACAGTTGGTACGAGCTTGTTACAAAGGTTGTGA
- a CDS encoding ribonuclease HII, which produces MLKSFFDDTLIEAGCDEAGRGCLAGPVFAAAVILPKDFKHPLLNDSKQLSERKREEARVIVEAEALSWAVAQVDPSEIDNINILQASFLAMHRAIAQLPSPPEQLLIDGNRFIPYLDIPFHCIIKGDGKYLAIAAASILAKTYRDAYMQQIAKDFPHYNWPQNKGYPTKDHRAAIQQHGACIHHRRSFKLLPEAIQGRLF; this is translated from the coding sequence ATGTTAAAGTCTTTTTTTGATGATACGTTGATAGAAGCGGGTTGCGATGAAGCTGGGCGAGGGTGCCTGGCCGGCCCTGTCTTTGCGGCAGCGGTTATTCTTCCTAAAGATTTCAAACATCCATTGCTCAATGACTCAAAACAACTGTCGGAACGCAAAAGAGAGGAAGCCAGGGTCATTGTAGAGGCGGAGGCCCTCAGTTGGGCCGTCGCACAGGTGGATCCATCCGAAATTGACAATATAAATATCCTCCAGGCTTCTTTTCTCGCCATGCACAGGGCCATTGCCCAGCTCCCTTCCCCACCTGAACAATTGTTGATAGATGGCAACCGCTTCATCCCCTATTTGGATATTCCGTTTCATTGCATCATAAAAGGGGATGGTAAATACCTTGCTATTGCAGCAGCCTCCATCTTGGCTAAAACCTATCGCGATGCTTACATGCAGCAAATTGCCAAGGATTTCCCTCACTATAACTGGCCCCAAAACAAGGGCTATCCAACCAAGGATCATCGGGCCGCCATCCAGCAACATGGGGCTTGTATTCATCATCGACGCTCTTTTAAGCTATTGCCCGAAGCCATCCAGGGGCGGTTGTTTTAG
- a CDS encoding 2TM domain-containing protein — translation MKDPIYQQARKRVQEKKGFYTHLTVYISVGAFFLAMNILTMDPGESDKWWFFFPLLPWGVGLLIHYFSVFGLPGTDILTQKWEEQEMEKELQRLRKNEVETPEEKLDLKEVQKIKREDWSEEDLV, via the coding sequence ATGAAAGATCCGATTTATCAACAGGCACGCAAGCGGGTTCAGGAGAAGAAAGGGTTCTATACCCACCTCACGGTATATATTTCGGTTGGCGCTTTTTTTCTCGCTATGAATATTCTTACCATGGACCCTGGGGAATCTGATAAATGGTGGTTCTTTTTTCCTTTATTACCTTGGGGAGTCGGCTTGTTGATACACTACTTTTCTGTCTTCGGTTTGCCAGGAACTGATATTTTGACGCAAAAGTGGGAAGAACAAGAAATGGAAAAGGAATTGCAGCGTCTTAGAAAAAACGAAGTGGAAACGCCGGAAGAAAAATTAGATTTGAAGGAAGTTCAAAAAATAAAGCGTGAGGATTGGAGTGAGGAAGATCTGGTCTAA
- a CDS encoding energy transducer TonB: MFYLKSNFTIAALVLLPCLIFAQGKSVPASYQDKTIYKIVEEAPRFRLDNCEQSNDLIEKQSCSKFALKNYLKDHLQYPKEAKEKKISGIVLVEVIVEPNGKVIFSKILRDIGGGCGQEAIRLINNMPLWVPGKLKGEEVRVQTPLTIKFDL, encoded by the coding sequence ATGTTCTATCTTAAATCCAACTTCACTATTGCCGCCTTAGTCCTTCTGCCATGTTTAATTTTTGCCCAAGGAAAGAGTGTGCCAGCATCTTATCAAGATAAAACTATTTACAAAATAGTAGAAGAAGCTCCTCGGTTTCGCCTTGATAATTGCGAGCAAAGCAATGATCTAATCGAAAAACAAAGCTGTAGTAAATTTGCCTTAAAGAATTACCTAAAGGACCACCTTCAATACCCAAAAGAAGCGAAAGAAAAAAAAATTAGCGGAATCGTTTTAGTCGAAGTTATTGTGGAACCCAATGGTAAAGTTATATTTTCAAAAATACTAAGGGATATTGGTGGAGGCTGTGGACAAGAAGCTATTCGACTGATAAACAACATGCCCCTATGGGTTCCCGGGAAATTAAAAGGAGAAGAGGTGCGGGTACAGACGCCATTAACAATCAAGTTTGATTTGTAG
- a CDS encoding response regulator transcription factor has translation MEQVKVLYVEDEPFLGKIVKESLESRNFQVHMEANGSSALHAYRQFQPDICVLDVMLPGKDGFTIGQEIRQLDVQVPIIFLTAKNQTEDVLKGFRSGGNDYLKKPFSMEELIVRIHNLMLLAQGRQAPQTSEEGISMGKYTFFPHRYELCLGSHSRQLSHRETELLKIFSSHQNIPVQRKDILKQVWGDDSFFNSRNLDVYIKKLRDYLSGDKCVKIVTLKGVGYHFVVE, from the coding sequence ATGGAGCAGGTTAAAGTCTTATATGTGGAGGATGAGCCTTTCCTTGGTAAAATTGTAAAAGAGAGCCTGGAAAGCCGCAATTTCCAGGTGCACATGGAAGCAAATGGAAGTTCTGCTTTGCATGCCTATCGGCAATTTCAGCCAGATATTTGCGTGCTTGACGTCATGCTTCCGGGCAAGGACGGTTTCACCATTGGCCAAGAAATTCGTCAGTTGGATGTACAAGTTCCCATCATCTTTCTTACCGCAAAAAACCAGACAGAAGACGTACTCAAGGGTTTTCGTTCAGGTGGCAATGATTACCTGAAAAAGCCTTTTAGCATGGAAGAACTTATCGTGCGCATTCACAACTTGATGCTTTTAGCCCAAGGACGTCAAGCTCCGCAGACCTCCGAAGAGGGCATTTCTATGGGGAAATATACTTTCTTCCCTCATAGATATGAATTATGCCTTGGCAGTCATTCTCGACAACTTTCTCACCGGGAGACAGAGTTACTGAAAATATTTAGTAGTCATCAAAATATTCCTGTCCAACGTAAAGATATACTCAAACAAGTATGGGGGGATGATTCTTTTTTCAATTCTCGTAATTTAGATGTCTATATTAAAAAGCTTCGTGACTACCTTAGTGGAGACAAATGTGTTAAAATTGTAACATTAAAGGGGGTTGGTTACCACTTTGTTGTAGAATAA
- a CDS encoding HAMP domain-containing sensor histidine kinase, with translation MKTKRKNNGLLFLMASSVLLLFIFQVFWLSEVYQAQKEWLEEQTDNLFIKVVRKMQDDLTEKLMAASLAEIGKDSTRAFLKVKKTLKGTETPFFDPYQTIAVDTGAISTVFIRTSDSIQLNWETHTTQTHESSIVHLNAEKEPKFPRFLQSIFLSITMDDSSSHEVFKFQTDSLQMDSLVQQYQFVLNQSNITLPFVLNRLPPMEAQGLDLEEMTTSKIRADVPEEHLYFASFSNTKAFLFQKIAPQILFSLFLTSLTILSFVLVFQNMKKQQRLTILKNDLISNITHELKTPITTVGVAIEALSNFNALQDPKRTKEYLEISRNELKRLTILVDKVLKTALYGEEEMELKLEELDLQQLVSEILTSMKLQFEKFAAKIQFTFSGHSFMVHCDRIHLTSVIYNLLENALKYSPVNPSIAVNLERHAGSLQLAVTDNGIGIPFEFKDKIFEKFFRVPTGDRHDIKGHGLGLNYVAKVIKRHQGDIVVESEPGKGSIFTIKLPVEHGAG, from the coding sequence ATGAAGACAAAAAGAAAAAACAATGGCTTGTTGTTCTTAATGGCTAGCAGTGTTTTGTTACTCTTTATCTTCCAGGTCTTTTGGTTGAGTGAAGTTTATCAGGCACAAAAGGAATGGCTAGAAGAACAAACAGATAACCTGTTTATCAAGGTCGTGCGGAAAATGCAGGATGACTTGACGGAAAAGTTAATGGCAGCTTCCTTGGCAGAAATAGGCAAGGACTCTACTCGTGCATTTCTCAAAGTGAAGAAAACCCTCAAAGGAACCGAAACACCTTTTTTTGACCCATACCAAACCATTGCTGTAGATACAGGGGCAATTTCTACGGTGTTCATCCGAACCTCCGATAGTATCCAACTGAATTGGGAAACACATACGACCCAAACCCACGAATCATCTATCGTCCATCTGAATGCAGAAAAAGAGCCCAAGTTTCCACGGTTTTTGCAGAGTATCTTTCTTTCCATTACCATGGATGACTCGAGTAGCCATGAAGTTTTCAAATTCCAGACCGATTCTCTACAAATGGATAGCCTTGTCCAGCAATACCAATTTGTGCTAAATCAATCCAACATTACCTTACCCTTTGTACTGAATCGGTTGCCCCCTATGGAGGCGCAAGGATTAGACTTGGAGGAAATGACAACTTCAAAAATTCGGGCGGATGTACCAGAGGAGCACCTTTATTTTGCATCCTTTTCCAATACCAAGGCTTTTTTATTTCAAAAAATTGCTCCCCAAATCCTGTTCTCTTTATTTTTAACCTCTTTGACCATTCTATCCTTTGTACTCGTTTTTCAAAACATGAAAAAGCAACAGCGCCTCACCATCCTCAAAAATGACTTGATTAGCAATATCACCCACGAACTGAAAACGCCGATCACGACTGTTGGTGTCGCCATTGAAGCACTCAGTAATTTCAATGCGCTTCAGGACCCCAAACGCACCAAGGAATACTTGGAAATATCCCGGAATGAATTAAAGAGACTCACTATTCTGGTAGATAAAGTATTAAAAACAGCCTTGTACGGAGAGGAGGAAATGGAATTGAAGCTAGAGGAACTGGACTTACAACAACTGGTCAGTGAAATTCTCACCTCTATGAAATTGCAGTTTGAAAAATTTGCTGCGAAAATTCAATTCACGTTCAGTGGCCATTCTTTTATGGTGCATTGTGACCGTATCCACCTGACCAGTGTCATTTACAATTTATTGGAAAATGCTTTAAAATATAGTCCGGTAAACCCGTCCATTGCTGTCAATCTCGAAAGGCATGCCGGCAGTTTGCAACTAGCCGTCACCGATAATGGCATAGGGATTCCTTTTGAATTTAAGGATAAAATTTTCGAAAAATTCTTTCGCGTTCCTACTGGTGACCGGCACGATATCAAGGGGCATGGTTTGGGATTAAACTATGTAGCCAAGGTCATCAAACGCCATCAGGGCGATATTGTGGTAGAGAGCGAACCAGGGAAGGGAAGTATTTTCACCATAAAACTACCAGTGGAGCATGGAGCAGGTTAA